A genomic region of Arachis hypogaea cultivar Tifrunner chromosome 5, arahy.Tifrunner.gnm2.J5K5, whole genome shotgun sequence contains the following coding sequences:
- the LOC112802454 gene encoding uncharacterized protein isoform X1 gives MWNWFWKQPQPPPPVVLVPPLFDFPPISARTRMLETSYNVLFGKLALKCLFDDYYYQARHFTTRIMLKPIDDPHVDLIATVSGPLDNKTEDNITGNALFRWQSDVNDPHTFIDLYVSTIDPILQMRSCAYYPKYGFGAFGVFPMILKKRVGSDESGMMGLRYGTGNLSFGVTLLPFATKDELPKTAWLVSRMGRMTAGVQYEPQQGNAKLSNLMNWSCAMSYGVGSGSPLSPSFNFGLELVKSTQFVASFYQHMVVQRRVKNPLEQNSVVGITNYIDFGFELQTSVDDAIAANNISDSTFQIGASWQANKNFLLKAKVGPSSSSLALAFKSWWKPSFTFSISATRDRADGKVQFGFGIQSESLREASYQRADPNFVMLTPSKEHLAEGIVWETGKRPMLQSDINAGHFDCLPREMRPLDKFL, from the exons ATGTGGAATTGGTTTTGGAAGCAGCCACAGCCACCGCCTCCGGTGGTGCTTGTCCCTCCTCTCTTCGATTTCCCTCCCATCTCTGCTCGCACGAG GATGTTGGAGACATCCTATAATGTCTTGTTTGGGAAACTCGCTTTGAAATGTCTCTTTGATGATTACTATTACCAAGCGAGACATTTTACCACTAGAATCATGCTCAAGCCCATTGATGATCCTCATGTTGATCTCATTGCAACT GTTTCAGGCCCTCTTGATAATAAGACAGAAGATAACATTACAGGAAATGCGTTATTTCGCTGGCAAAG TGATGTTAATGATCCACATACTTTTATAGACCTATATGTGTCCACGATTGATCC GATTTTGCAGATGAGATCGTGTGCTTACTATCCAAAATATGGATTTGGGGCTTTTGGGGTGTTCCCTATGATATTGAAGAAAAG AGTAGGCTCTGACGAAAGTGGCATGATGGGATTGAGATATGGTACTGGGAATCTATCTTTTGGAGTAACACTTTTGCCTTTTGCCA CGAAAGATGAACTTCCAAAAACTGCATGGCTGGTAAGCAGGATGGGAAGGATGACTGCTGGGGTTCAGTATGAGCCACAAC AGGGAAACGCAAAACTCTCTAATTTGATGAACTGGAGTTGTGCCATGAGCTATGGTGTTGGATCAGGGAGCCCCTTGAGTCCATCCTTCAATTTTGGTCTTGAGCTTGTCAAAAGCACTCAG TTTGTTGCCTCTTTCTATCAACATATGGTTGTCCAAAGACGG GTGAAAAATCCATTAGAACAGAATTCAGTTGTTGGAATTACAAACTACATTGATTTTGGGTTTGAGCTACAAACAAG TGTTGATGATGCAATAGCAGCAAACAATATCTCCGACTCCACTTTTCAAATTGGTGCATCCTGGCAAGCTAATAAAAACTTCTTGCTGAAG GCAAAAGTTGGACCTAGTAGCTCATCACTGGCACTTGCATTCAAGTCATGGTGGAAACCTTCTTTCACTTTCAGCATTTCAG CCACAAGGGATCGTGCTGATGGTAAAGTACAATTCGGGTTTGGTATTCAAAGTGAAAGTCTTCGAGAAGCCAG TTATCAAAGAGCTGATCCTAATTTTGTAATGCTCACTCCAAGCAAGGAGCACCTTGCAGAGGGCATTGTCTGGGAAACAGGGAAGCGACCTATGCTACAATCTGACATAAATGCTGGGCATTTTGATTGcttgccaagagaaatgagaccTCTTGATAAATTTTTGTAA
- the LOC112802454 gene encoding uncharacterized protein isoform X2 has product MWNWFWKQPQPPPPVVLVPPLFDFPPISARTRMLETSYNVLFGKLALKCLFDDYYYQARHFTTRIMLKPIDDPHVDLIATVSGPLDNKTEDNITGNALFRWQSDVNDPHTFIDLYVSTIDPILQMRSCAYYPKYGFGAFGVFPMILKKRVGSDESGMMGLRYGTGNLSFGVTLLPFATKDELPKTAWLVSRMGRMTAGVQYEPQQGNAKLSNLMNWSCAMSYGVGSGSPLSPSFNFGLELVKSTQFVASFYQHMVVQRRVKNPLEQNSVVGITNYIDFGFELQTSVDDAIAANNISDSTFQIGASWQANKNFLLKAKVGPSSSSLALAFKSWWKPSFTFSISVLRTSSSSPPPGQPQGIVLMVKYNSGLVFKVKVFEKPVIKELILIL; this is encoded by the exons ATGTGGAATTGGTTTTGGAAGCAGCCACAGCCACCGCCTCCGGTGGTGCTTGTCCCTCCTCTCTTCGATTTCCCTCCCATCTCTGCTCGCACGAG GATGTTGGAGACATCCTATAATGTCTTGTTTGGGAAACTCGCTTTGAAATGTCTCTTTGATGATTACTATTACCAAGCGAGACATTTTACCACTAGAATCATGCTCAAGCCCATTGATGATCCTCATGTTGATCTCATTGCAACT GTTTCAGGCCCTCTTGATAATAAGACAGAAGATAACATTACAGGAAATGCGTTATTTCGCTGGCAAAG TGATGTTAATGATCCACATACTTTTATAGACCTATATGTGTCCACGATTGATCC GATTTTGCAGATGAGATCGTGTGCTTACTATCCAAAATATGGATTTGGGGCTTTTGGGGTGTTCCCTATGATATTGAAGAAAAG AGTAGGCTCTGACGAAAGTGGCATGATGGGATTGAGATATGGTACTGGGAATCTATCTTTTGGAGTAACACTTTTGCCTTTTGCCA CGAAAGATGAACTTCCAAAAACTGCATGGCTGGTAAGCAGGATGGGAAGGATGACTGCTGGGGTTCAGTATGAGCCACAAC AGGGAAACGCAAAACTCTCTAATTTGATGAACTGGAGTTGTGCCATGAGCTATGGTGTTGGATCAGGGAGCCCCTTGAGTCCATCCTTCAATTTTGGTCTTGAGCTTGTCAAAAGCACTCAG TTTGTTGCCTCTTTCTATCAACATATGGTTGTCCAAAGACGG GTGAAAAATCCATTAGAACAGAATTCAGTTGTTGGAATTACAAACTACATTGATTTTGGGTTTGAGCTACAAACAAG TGTTGATGATGCAATAGCAGCAAACAATATCTCCGACTCCACTTTTCAAATTGGTGCATCCTGGCAAGCTAATAAAAACTTCTTGCTGAAG GCAAAAGTTGGACCTAGTAGCTCATCACTGGCACTTGCATTCAAGTCATGGTGGAAACCTTCTTTCACTTTCAGCATTTCAG TGCTGAGGACGTCCTCTTCTTCCCCCCCCCCCGGGCAGCCACAAGGGATCGTGCTGATGGTAAAGTACAATTCGGGTTTGGTATTCAAAGTGAAAGTCTTCGAGAAGCCAG TTATCAAAGAGCTGATCCTAATTTTGTAA
- the LOC112802456 gene encoding L-aspartate oxidase 2-a, chloroplastic, whose translation MVTCIPSGSGKLHFGVTDCKGRSCIRTACVFDVPIKRNTHKYLSWSQGVSKMLQIHRCKASVSPVCKNQKLFKVISSYKKEGSTKYFDFAVIGSGIAGLRYALEVAKYGSVAVITKAESHECNTNYAQGGVSAVLSPSDSVESHMKDTIVAGAYLCDEETVRVVCTEGPDRVRELISIGASFDHGEDGNLHLAREGGHSHRRIVHAADMTGKEIERALLKSVVNNPNIFVFEHHFAIDLLTCQEGSDITCVGVDTLNTETLEVVRFLSKVTLLASGGAGHIYPKTTNPLVATGDGIAMAHRAQAVISNMEFVQFHPTALADEGLPIKPSKPRENAFLISEAVRGDGGILYNLGMERFMSLYDEREELAPRDVVARSIDDQLKKRSEKYVLLDISHKPKAEILSHFPNIASMCLQHGLDITRHPIPVVPAAHYICGGVRAGLEGETNVKGLYVAGEVACTGLHGANRLASNSLLEALVFARRAVQPSIDLMKSSSPDMTASNFWPHPVVPFSLGSDVIGKIRSVTRELRKELQCIMWNYVGIVRSTMRLETAERKIGKLEAKWEEYLFQHGWKPTMVVPETCEMRNLFCCAKLVVSSALSRHESRGLHYTVDFPHLEESKRLPTIISPSSHVNNTWSSMQLHKQPMYQ comes from the exons ATGGTGACTTGTATACCTTCTGGGAGTGGCAAACTGCATTTTGGAGTGACAGATTGCAAGGGACGGAGCTGCATACGGACTGCATGCGTTTTTGATGTGCCTATCAAGAGGAACACACATAAATATCTTTCTTG GTCTCAAGGGGTATCCAAGATGCTGCAGATACACAGGTGCAAGGCTTCTGTATCTCCAGTTTGCAAGAATCAGAAACTCTTCAAGGTCATTTCATCATACAAGAAAGAAGGTTCCACAAAATATTTTGACTTTGCTGTGATTGGAAGTGGAATTGCTGGGCTTCGCTACGCACTTGAAGTTGCAAAATATGGGTCTGTTGCTGTGATCACCAAAGCCGAGTCTCATGAATGCAACACTAATTATGCTCAAGGTGGCGTCAGTGCTGTGCTATCACCTTCTGATTCTGTGGAGAGTCACATGAAGGATACCATTGTGGCAGGGGCTTATCTTTGTGACGAAGAGACTGTTCGA GTTGTCTGTACTGAAGGACCCGACAGAGTCAGAGAATTAATTTCCATAGGCGCTTCATTTGATCATGGAGAAGATGGTAACTTGCATCTAGCGAGGGAAGGGGGTCATTCACATCGTCGAATTGTTCATGCTGCTGATATGACTGGAAAAGAAATTGAAAGGGCTCTGCTGAAGTCAGTTGTTAATAATCCTAATATTTTTGTGTTTGAACACCATTTCGCTATAGATCTTCTCACTTGTCAG GAAGGGTCTGATATCACTTGTGTTGGTGTTGACACTCTGAATACTGAAACATTAGAG gtGGTAAGATTCCTTTCAAAGGTGACTTTGCTTGCATCTGGTGGAGCTGGACATATTTATCCCAAAACTACAAATCCTCTG GTGGCTACTGGAGATGGAATTGCCATGGCACACCGAGCTCAAGCTGTGATTTCAAACATGGA GTTTGTGCAGTTTCACCCAACCGCCTTAGCCGATGAAGGCCTTCCAATTAAACCGTCCAAGCCGAGGGAAAATGCATTTTTGATATCTGAAGCTGTTAGGGGTGATGGTGGCATCCTTTATAATTTAGGCATGGAAAGGTTCATGTCTTTGTATGATGAGAGGGAAGAGCTTGCTCCAAGGGATGTGGTGGCAAGAAGTATCGATGACCAACTTAAAAAGCGCAGCGAGAAATACGTGCTCCTCGATATAAGTCACAAGCCGAAGGCAGAAATTCTCTCCCACTTTCCCAACATTGCCTCTATGTGCCTCCAGCATGGTTTGGATATAACTCGCCATCCGATCCCAGTTGTCCCAGCTGCTCATTACATATGTGGAGGAGTTCGTGCTGGGCTTGAAGGAGAGACAAATGTAAAGGGTCTGTACGTAGCTGGTGAGGTGGCGTGTACAGGTTTGCATGGAGCAAACAGACTTGCTAGCAATTCATTGCTTGAGGCACTGGTTTTCGCTCGACGAGCTGTCCAGCCTTCAATTGATCTGATGAAGAGTTCTAGCCCTGATATGACTGCTTCCAATTTTTGGCCTCACCCTGTCGTGCCTTTTTCGCTTGGAAGTGATGTCATAGGCAAAATTCGATCCGTTACAAGAGAGTTGAGGAAAGAACTGCAATGTATCATGTGGAACTATGTTGGAATTGTTCGGTCCACGATGAGACTAGAAACTGCAGAGCGAAAAATTGGTAAACTAGAGGCTAAATGGGAGGAGTACTTATTTCAACATGGATGGAAGCCAACAATGGTGGTGCCTGAAACCTGTGAAATGAGGAACCTGTTTTGTTGTGCCAAGCTCGTGGTCAGCAGTGCCCTTTCGAGGCACGAAAGCCGGGGCCTTCATTACACGGTCGATTTTCCTCATCTCGAGGAAAGCAAGAGGCTCCCAACAATAATTTCTCCAAGTTCACATGTCAACAACACTTGGAGTTCTATGCAGTTACATAAGCAGCCCATGTATCAGTAA